In Shinella zoogloeoides, the genomic window TCGATGTGCGGCCGATCCTGAAGAGCGGCGGCGAGCCGTTCCAGGAGATCATGCAGGCGGTGCAGGATCTTGCGCCGGGGCAGGGGCTGAAGCTCGTCGCCCCTTTCCGCCCGCAGCCGTTGTTCCGCGTCATGGAGGGGCGTGGTTTCGATCACGAGTCTCGCGAGATTGATAACGGGCACTGGGAAGTGCTGTTCACGCCGCAGCAGGATGCCAAGCCGGTCGAGACGTCCGCCGATGCCGAGAGGCCCGAGACCTGGCCGGACCCGTCGCTTCATCTCGACCTTGCTGACCTCGATCCGCCCGAACCGATGGTGCGCATCCTCGCCGCCCTCGAGGAGCTCGACGCCGGCGCCGTGCTCTTCGCGGTGCTCTCGCGCGAGCCGCTGTTCTTGTTCCCGGAACTGACGAAGCGCGGCCACCAGTGGGCCGGCAATTTCGACGATACCGGCTCGGCCTACCGCATTCTCGTGCGGGTCGGCCGCGCGA contains:
- a CDS encoding DUF2249 domain-containing protein, whose translation is MSDVSTGIAPKVLDVRPILKSGGEPFQEIMQAVQDLAPGQGLKLVAPFRPQPLFRVMEGRGFDHESREIDNGHWEVLFTPQQDAKPVETSADAERPETWPDPSLHLDLADLDPPEPMVRILAALEELDAGAVLFAVLSREPLFLFPELTKRGHQWAGNFDDTGSAYRILVRVGRAKE